The following DNA comes from Pomacea canaliculata isolate SZHN2017 linkage group LG10, ASM307304v1, whole genome shotgun sequence.
AAAGGACTGGGTGGATGTTAGCTCAAAGACAGCTGCAGGATCACCCTTTGTGCACTCAGAAGGAGGAAATCttacatgattaaaaaaagactttacagaaaaaagtgaaggtGTTTTGAGATCAACGACCAAGTTTATTTTCGACGTTGCAAAACGGTTCACATGTATGATGCTTCTGGTTATCGTTGATCGTAAAACCTCAGCATATCAATGCTTTCTTTTATATGAACACTCCCAATATGtcataatattacaaaaataaatatgacaatgaggtaagaaaaaatatgagcCTGAGCTTGAAGTTGCAGTGACATTATTTTTGGTTAATTAAATAACAGttgcaacatttcttttaaatcttgggatttttttttttttatttcttgacgTGACTTGGTGTTTGTCTCTCACGTGAAGGCTCTCATCTCGGACACCAAAGTCAAGACCAAAGCGCTTCTTCCCGTCTCGGCGTTGGTCAACAATTATTGTGAACACAATCCCGGCTGTCAAGATGAACCTTCTGTGGTCCAGCTGCTGGCATCGCTGACTGGGACATTAGGTTTGGAGTGTCGAGTGAGCGACGACAACTTCAAAGAGGTAATTTATGCCACTGTTattaattgattgattaattgattgattgatattCTTGTGTAGTGTTGATTGTGTGGGGCGCAGGGAAGGCTGTGTGAATTTTGTGCTCACTAGAGATGCAATAGCTTACTGATTTGTTTCATTCGCTTGATCTTTCAGAGTTATAAGATTAATCATGCACATTACAGAATTTTTTATTGCACACAAAATCGTAAAATTATTTCGCCAAATTGTTGTCTTGCTTTCTATTGTATCCACGTGATTCTTCTGCTTGTGGGTGTATGCCTCTCATTTAtgtatatttgcttattttcgGGTATGTTGGGGTGTATTCATTTCTCTTATTATGCATGTGACAATGGTTACGCGAATACTCGTAATTTGGCTTCAGTTCGTTATTTAACATCGTTCctttctcctttccttcctcAACATCGCCACCTGACGTCATCACAGGTTCTGCTGACGCTGCGAGCCCTCGGCAACATCGGGAGAGCAGAGACGGTGGCCCTGCATCTCCAACGTTGCTTCACCGAGAGCAGTCTGCCCATGGACGTACGAGTAGCGGCAGTGGATGCTTACAGAAGGTTGCCCTGCACTGCTGATGTGAGATTCTCTAGACACCATCCTTCTCGCgaatagtaaataaaaagcTCTAAGGTAGTGGTCTTTAGAAAAGGGGATTTGGGAGAATAGGAGAAACGGTCTAGAAGTAGTCAACTGCTACGTATACTTGGGTTTTGACTTTTATGACAACCAAGTTCCTTTCAAGGGGGCTAAACAGTTTGTGgacaaagggaaaaaatgacATCTTTAATCTGTACACCATCAGATATGATATATGTGGAACTTGGCCGGTATCCACTCCTGTTATATGTGAACTAACAAATTCTGGCTCCGATTGACAAAAATGTCCatggattttatatttataagcaGGAAGAACAAACAACTAGTATAGTTTATACACAAATGTTTTCAGATGAGAAGGGAGATAAGCGAATTTCTTTTATGTGAAGTATGATTGATGCCCCCTGTCCATGTGTGTTGATGCTGCTCTGCATATGAAATGGGTTTCAAATCACGAAATCATCACTAGGGAGTGGTCACTGCGTGTGCATCAGAGTTAAATATGTAGGTGGCAATGGGATGAGAGGggataaatgtgtgtgtgtgtgtgtgttagttgtTTGTATTCATTACAGTCTGTGTATCATCTTATGAGGTTGTACCTAATGACCGTTTCTCCTATTGATACCACTCGTAATGCTCCTCCCTTAACTGTTCCACGGTCAGTGACAGCCAGTCACTCCCCAGTGTTCCTGTGTTGTGTACGTGTCAGTAACATGTCACTCCCCTGTTCCTGTCGCTAGAGGAACAACGTGCTGCAGACGTTCCTCCGTGTGAATGAAGATGCGGAGCTTCGTATAGCCGCCTACCTGGCCGCCATGCAGTGTCCCACAGAAGGTGTCGTGCAGCAGGTGCGAGACGCTCTTCTGTCTGAGGAGGTGAACCAGGTCAGTAGAAAtgtttcctctgtgtgtgtgtgtgaatcagaCAGCCTTTGCCAAATCTAGGAGATGTAACAAACGTAGACATGCTAAAAAGACTTAAGGCTGCTACATTGTCTAGAGCCATGGCAAAACAATCTTTGTACTTTCAGGTGGGTTCGTTTGTGTGGACACACCTCACCAACCTGTTGGAAACCAGCAGCCCCGCGAAGCAGGCCATCCGAGACCTTTTGGAGAACGAGATTTTGCAGCGAGAGTTCAGCATGGACAGGCGGAAATACTCTCGTAACTACGAAGTCTCGTTCTTTAATGAGAAGTTCAACCTCGGAGGCGTTTACGAGAGCAACATCATCTGGTCGCCCAGTTCATTTGTTCCCCGGTGAGAAAGTGCACCAGTGCCAGTCTAActaactcacaaacacacatgcatctcCCTTCCTTCAACAGACGGgatgaaaacacaaacaaaatagagaGTGGGCATGGAGTTTAGCATGAAGGTACCAAAAGATTCCCAACTCTGACGcggtgcatttatttatttttgataacattttatgccttttattattatttaaggtCAGCCATGATGAACTTGACTGTTGATCTCTTCGGACAATCCGTGAACCTTCTGGAGGTGGGAGGGCGTGTGCAGGGTCTGCAGTACCTGCTGGATTCCCTCCTGGGCTACAGAGGCAGGGATTGGAGACCTGAAGGGGGGTATGGCGTTTCCAAGGAAGTCAATGAGGAGAAAATGGCCACTGTGAAATCTACGGTAATATAATAATGTCATGACTTCTGCCATTGCACAGTGTATGACATCTAACATAGTACAGTGGTATGATGTCAACAACTCAATGGTAGACACTTTGTACTGCAGTGCTATGAAAGGGAGTAATGACGTGGGTTGAGTATGAGGATGAAGACATTtgagtcagtgtgtgtgtgtggatggtaGAGGGATTCTCATACacataaacacgcacacacagacagatgaCGTCTTCCAAGCTATTTTCGATCATTGacctctcctccctcacctgCAGTATGGAGGGGGCGTGAAAGAGGACTTGCGCGCGCAGCTGTACCTGCGGGTCTTCGGCAACGAGGTGGCGTACACCATGTTGgacaggagcagcagcagcaatctTGAACGGATGCGAGGCCCGGGGGGCAACCAATACTTCGAGGAGATCCTGCAGCGCCTGGCCAAGAACGAACAGTTCTCCTTCTCACACAGCGCCATGTTCCTGGACTCCACCCTGGTCATTCCCACAAGTGAGTGGATGTAATCACGTGACGATAGACTTGCTGTAAAGCTTATACTTTCCATGATCAAGATATCGTTACATTACattcagaataattttttttcattcctctGATTGTTTTATCCCATTATGATGGTATGTGAAGATCAAGtactgaaaaacagaaaaatacaagttGAAGAGAGAGTGTTGTGATGAAgatgcgtgtctgtgtgtctggcCAGCTGTGGGACTGCCCCTCAACCTCACCTTGAATGGGTCTGCATCGGTGGAGCTGAAAGCGTCTGGCAAGATGGACTTTACTAAGATTAAAGACAGGCAAAGAGCATTCGAAATCTCCGCTAGTCTACAACCCAGGTAACGACTTCATGAAGTTTTATCTCTACCATAAAACACTTGTGTCATCTTTTCatcacacattttcttcagtCATTCTTTGAGGGGTTAGGAGGAACTGGCATTGGACACAACAGCAGTTGACCCATTCAATTTcctcataataaataaatgtactgagagcttgaataaaagtaaataaaagagtaaatatgtatgtataaaagGAAGCcttaataatgatattaatgatGGCGAAGATGTTAATAATCTTGTTCACAGCATTTACATGACCAGCAACATTACTTATCAAAGCTATCACAAATAATCtttataaattgaaaaaaaactttctcagTTCATGTTTTTGTGCAGCAGAAGAGACGATTAAATTTACTTGCATTCGGgtgtttaaaatacatttaggaattaatatttttctttctttattcttcgtAGTGTGATATACTAGAATGTAACGAAATTCGTCTCCGATATCCCAGATTTTACGCTAAGTATAATGTCATTTTAATCTTGGTATATTGCAAAATCGTTCTGTCTGGActggaaaattattatttcaggttctaaatatgaaatatgttaCTCAGCACTCGAAAGATAATACAGTAATATAGTTTTCACAAGAAAAAGAGGCTTTGTACATTATGTAATTCCAATATAAATCTTTCTCATACAATTCAGAGAATCATTTTTTCTATTCGCGTCAGATAAACATCTGTAACCTTGTATTAGGAAATCGTGAATGTAAATTTACCCAGAATTGAGATAACTTTCAAAGCTTTTTCTCCATGAAGTGATATCGGACAATATTGGTTGGATTTTTTCCTGACGTTTTCTGTCCTCTGTGACTAAGGTCTTGGGTTTCTTTCCTGACAGCGGGGCAGTAGAGGTTGTGGCAGCGATGAGCGTCGATGCCTTCCTGACGAAGGTTGGCCTTAGAATGACGTCCCGTCTTCACACCAGCACGGCGTTCCAGGGCCGCATGGACCTCGCCCGCGGACAGGTTTTCAGTCTGAACTTTGACTTCCCGAAGGACCAGCTAGAGATCCTCGACTTTCAGTAAGAGAGGCTACAGAAATTTGAAGATGAATTTCTCATTGATATCCTTGGGTTACGAAGACGTTCAACAAACTCTTATGATTAACTTAATCAAAGTGTGActtctgtttaaaatttgatcttatttcatttcttaaagaTGCTGTTCTCTTTTACATTCTGTTTCACGAGCAACTGAATGAGTGATCCTTTTGTTCAGGTCCAAGTTTTTCATGATACATGACTCAAGCGTGAAGGAAGAGTCGCTTCTGGCAGAGAACCCAAAGACTGCGAGCTCCTGCACTGGTGAGAGTTTCTCGGAGCTGACGGGCATTGAAATGTGTGCAGCGGTCTCCATCCCCGACTGGGGACAGGTGCTAGATGCCCCATACTGCCCCTTCACGGGGGCCATCTCTGCGTCTATCACGCTGAAGAAGAACGACCTACCCTCAGGGCACAGGCTGTTGGCAAAACAAGTACAGGTGAGATGACGCACTGTGCTGCATATTATAGTCGGTTATACCTGTGTGTCTTTAATACTGTTCGAGTTGGAATCTCGTTACCGACGCACGTCAGCTTTTCATGGACTCGACAACAACACCAAAACCAAAGGTCCTTTCGACAAAAATGAGATTGCATTGTGATGagcaataattttgttgttatttttaatgttatttttattcatgcACCTCGATTGTTATGTCGCTTTTACGTACAATAATTACTTACAGACAAACTCATCTTCCATTGCCCAAGTATTGCTGGAGACACCGAACGCGAAAATGGACCGTGCTACGTCACTGAGCTACAGCCTCAACTTCAAGGAGAAGACGTTAGAGGCTGGACTTTTGTCACCATGGAAAAAAGCAAATCTGAAATGTAGGAAACAGTTGATTTCATAGTAAATAGTATTTGACATCGTTAATTGTCTTTGCTTTCGCTGTCAATTCActaatttaaagtttaaaacgCGATCTAGCATACTAGCTGTCTTATCATCACTACCATtccaattcatcatcatcatcatctcatcatcatcatcatcatcatcatcatcatcatcattcttcttcttcttcttcttcttctcacaCATTTTCCTTTACTGGATAAACGCACATGAGTCATTCAGAAACTGTCAAAATTCCCTAGTGGCTGGAGGAAACCAAGGAGATGATGAAGGCGTCAGGGGAGGTCACTCTCACGGCTGACCAGAAGTATGGCGTGGTGCTGCATCTCATCAAGGAGCTGCGCGAGAAGAAGAACGAGGCGAGTGCCAAGCTGTCGCCCACCTtgactgtgacgtcaccggAGGGCACGGTGGTCTTCTTCACGGGAAACGTGGACTACAAGCAGAACAAGCACCTCAAGGCGGGCCTGGAGCTGGAGATCAAAGACGTTCTCAGAAAACCCATCGCTACAGACTGTAAGCAAATGGTTTTGTTAACAATGAGCTAAGTACGATAATGAGTAACTAAAACTAGACCAGTGGTTTTTAACCGGGTTCgaatcgaaccctaggggttcggtgagtcggtctcaggggtttggCCCACcaggaggtcaagacacacccgcaattcgtaaTCATAactttttgcttattctgttaccctcgtaaataaagattcaTCATTTTGTCGCTGAATCCTGTTTCAGTCTCCATCAGCATGCGCGATCGCAAAGGGAAGATGCGCTACAAAGTCGACTACAAGCTTGTGTCACAGTTCATCACGGTGAAGAGCTCCAGCCACATCTCCACCGACATCGGTCCGGCCAGGAAGAAGGGGGCCCTGGTCACTGCACGCACCCACGTGGACTACACTGTGCACGCCATCTCCGTCATGCCACGTGACCAGCTGAAGCTGGGTCTGAAGGTCCACGACCGCAGCACCACGTCGCTTCAGAAGTACAGCTTCACCATGTGAGTACTCTTTAGTCCACATCCTGATGAAACAGTTGCATCATTCAGAGTGCAGTAGCATCGTGGCATTTAGTTTCACTaaagatttttaatttcttaaggaaaaaagataatatctttgcctctcccttctttctctctttcccctcctcTACTGCCCTTGTAGTTCatgaattgtttttgtttcttgtgggGTCCAGTTCAAGCTCATTGAACTCACTACCAGGctagaaaaaaattcagcaagTACTCTGTTTTTAGGTGTATAGGTAAAGGGAATGGAGGGAGCGGGTAGCCGAGGGGTTAAACCATGTGCTTGTAAAAGCTCTTGTTGCGTAGGAATATGGATTCCAAGTCGTTCCCAGAAGCCAGTTTGCTGGTGAACGGTGAGGGCAGCTACAAGACCAGCCTGTCCAAGGTGGAAGTCAAGCTACGTCACGGAAAGAACGTCAAGCTTCTCAAGGACCAGACGAAAGAGATGGCCATCACCGCCAGCGTCAGCCATAAAATCAAGGAGTCGGAAGCTCAGGTCGTCTTGACTATGCAGGCCAGCTACCCGGAGAAGGTAAAGACGGGTGTTGAGGATAGCAGGAGTGAATGAAAGCAAGCTTGTGCTGGTTAGCCTGTGAATGTCAGTCAAACTCGGTCGACAGGtaatgaaaacaagagaagacaaAATAGAAGAGAGTGCTTTTCATGTTCGAAATTTGTACAACATCGTtcttaaaacagtgagagaaaataacatCGGTAGGTGTGACTCAGgtccgtgacgtcactgaagcTCACCTGTTATGTCACAGGACATCGACTACCACCTGAACGGTAAACACGAGCACAACAAGCAGATGGCTGAGCAGTACCTCACGGTGCGTTACGGCAAGGGTAACAGCGTCGTCTACCACTCTCGACTCGCCCAGACTCAGAAACAGCGGAACATCACCGTCGACCTCACCTACCCGGGCCGTGACGTCAAACTGAACGCCGATCCTCAGCCTCAAGGACGAGGTCAGTTTTTTAAATGAGCtttctgcaaaatgtttctttttgtctttcattcttccatttcttattgcttcattttttcattcatattacttctttatttctcctattcttcattatttcttctgcTGTGGATAATTGATAGCAAACGTCGGTGAGAAGGTGGACAAAACATTCTATTCTCGTTGCAGGCATCCAAACACTACGTTCTCTCAGGACTCGCACAGCTtcagaagggggaaaaaaactcactGGTGGTGTCTTTCAAACGCCCAACCGAAAGCTCCATGGAGATGGTCAGCGACATCAACCTGCACAACCTCGGAACTGGGAAGCTGGACCTCGCGGGTAACTACGCTCTTCGCGGAATGCGCGGCAGAGGGTCGGTGCAGTGGGAAAAACGAAACTACAGCGTGGAATACACGTCGGACATCCAGCGAGGACGGTACGGCAAGTGGACCGTGGACTTTACGTGTCCAGAACGTAGGATCACGGGAAGGCTGGAAGGCGGCAGCGACAGAGCCAAGGCAGTGAAGAGGGCAATGGCAGATGTGCAGTGGGATGCTGACGCGGATCCTACGCAGAAGGTCGGAGTGGCGGTGGAGATAGCTGACACTCTGCAGCCGGATGAGGTGAACATCGGCGGTATGGTGGAGATGTTCACACCACTGGAGGGCTACCAGCACTTGAAAGCGCAGTTGCAGTTCGAGAACAGCACGCGAAGGATAGCGTGCATCGCCGAGCTTGTACCGGGGCGCGACAACGACCAGGTCTCAGTCAAGTTCGACCTCCCACTACCTATCACCA
Coding sequences within:
- the LOC112573150 gene encoding apolipophorins-like, translating into MQVLDRDEQIEEVDVTGRCLTMYKVTEKGYESLTVTKVKDILSCQDRQSARTSMLSTPFTSPNAIQSLPLMKTTYECRHSISKEGRLVSSNCQEVHVFRPFSKGASGAVTEASQKLTYQRDTSGVTTRKGPVSKKTTLLFEHKHGQTVPESSTEGIKSKLEEICSATADDIRPEVPGLYGELVYMMRDLSYSDLKDVDRLLQRKKVCGGSSERARKFFLNALPATGTAASVSFMADILRTEEIKDAQEKLWLTSLAFLPNPSLEVVTAAQALISDTKVKTKALLPVSALVNNYCEHNPGCQDEPSVVQLLASLTGTLGLECRVSDDNFKEVLLTLRALGNIGRAETVALHLQRCFTESSLPMDVRVAAVDAYRRLPCTADRNNVLQTFLRVNEDAELRIAAYLAAMQCPTEGVVQQVRDALLSEEVNQVGSFVWTHLTNLLETSSPAKQAIRDLLENEILQREFSMDRRKYSRNYEVSFFNEKFNLGGVYESNIIWSPSSFVPRSAMMNLTVDLFGQSVNLLEVGGRVQGLQYLLDSLLGYRGRDWRPEGGYGVSKEVNEEKMATVKSTYGGGVKEDLRAQLYLRVFGNEVAYTMLDRSSSSNLERMRGPGGNQYFEEILQRLAKNEQFSFSHSAMFLDSTLVIPTTVGLPLNLTLNGSASVELKASGKMDFTKIKDRQRAFEISASLQPSGAVEVVAAMSVDAFLTKVGLRMTSRLHTSTAFQGRMDLARGQVFSLNFDFPKDQLEILDFQSKFFMIHDSSVKEESLLAENPKTASSCTGESFSELTGIEMCAAVSIPDWGQVLDAPYCPFTGAISASITLKKNDLPSGHRLLAKQVQTNSSSIAQVLLETPNAKMDRATSLSYSLNFKEKTLEAGLLSPWKKANLKLAGGNQGDDEGVRGGHSHG